One window from the genome of Equus quagga isolate Etosha38 chromosome 6, UCLA_HA_Equagga_1.0, whole genome shotgun sequence encodes:
- the F7 gene encoding coagulation factor VII, translated as MLSQPWGLALLCLLLGLQGSLAAVXITQEEAHSILHRQRRANWFLEELKPGSLERECKEEQCSFEEAREIFKDTERTKQFWLSYTDGDQCASNPCQNGGSCEDQLQSYICFCLDGFEGRNCETNTDDQLICMNNNGDCEQYCSDHAGARRSCWCHEGYTLQANGVSCTPTVEYPCGKIPVLEKRNDTKPQGRIVGGKVCPKGQCPWQALLKMNGELLCGGTLLDTTWVVSAAHCFDRIRSWKNLTVVLGEHDLSEEDGDEQEQQVAQIIVPDKYVRLKTDHDLALLRLRRPVTFTDYVVPLCLPEKAFSERTLTLVRFSSVSGWGQLLHRGATALELMLINVPRLRTQDCLEQSHRMEGSPALTENMFCAGYVDGTQDACKGDSGGPHATKFQGTWYLTGVVSWGEGCAAVGHFGVYTRVSQYTEWLRRLMRSEPHSEGLFRAPFP; from the exons ATGCTGtcccagccctgggggctggccctcctctgccttctgctcGGCCTGCAGGGGTCTCTGGCTGCAG TCTT NATCACCCAGGAGGAAGCCCACAGCATCTTGCACAGGCAAAGGCGTGCTAACTGGTTCCTGGAGGAGCTGAAGCCCGGCTCCCTGGAGCGGGAGTGCAAGGAGGAGCAGTGCTCCTTTGAGGAGGCCCGGGAGATCTTCAAGGACACTGAGAGGACG AAGCAGTTCTGGCTTTCCTACACAG ACGGGGACCAGTGCGCCTCAAATCCGTGCCAGAACGGAGGTTCCTGCGAGGACCAGCTCCAGTCCTACATCTGCTTCTGCCTCGACGGTTTTGAGGGCCGGAACTGTGAGACAA ACACGGACGACCAGCTGATCTGCATGAACAACAACGGGGACTGTGAGCAATACTGCAGTGACCACGCAGGGGCCAGGCGCTCCTGCTGGTGCCACGAGGGGTACACGCTCCAGGCCAATGGGGTGTCCTGCACACCCACAG TTGAATACCCGTGTGGAAAAATACCTgttctggaaaaaagaaatgacaccaaACCCCAAGGCCGAATTGTGGGAGGCAAGGTGTGCCCCAAAGGGCAGTGTCCCTGGCAG GCTCTCCTGAAGATGAACGGGGAGCTGCTGTGCGGGGGCACCCTGCTCGACACCACCTGGGTGGTCTCTGCAGCCCACTGTTTCGACAGAATCAGGAGCTGGAAAAACCTGACGGTGGTGCTGG GAGAGCACGACCTCAGCGAGGAGGACGGCGATGAGCAGGAGCAGCAAGTGGCTCAGATTATTGTCCCCGACAAGTACGTCCGGCTCAAGACGGACCACGACCTGGCTCTGCTTCGCCTGCGCAGGCCCGTGACCTTCACTGACTACGTGGTGCCCCTCTGTCTGCCCGAGAAGGCCTTCTCCGAGAGGACACTGACCTTAGTCCGCTTCTCGTCCGTCAGCGGCTGGGGCCAGCTCCTCCACAGGGGTGCCACGGCCCTTGAGCTCATGCTCATCAACGTGCCCCGGCTGAGAACCCAGGACTGTCTGGAGCAGTCACACAGGATGGAGGGCTCCCCGGCATTAACGGAGAACATGTTCTGTGCTGGCTATGTGGATGGGACACAGGATGCCTGCAAGGGCGACAGTGGGGGTCCGCACGCCACCAAGTTCCAGGGCACGTGGTACCTGACAGGCGTCGTCAGTTGGGGTGAGGGCTGTGCAGCCGTGGGCCACTTTGGGGTGTACACCAGGGTCTCCCAGTACACAGAGTGGCTGCGCAGGCTCATGCGCTCAGAGCCACACTCAGAAGGCCTCTTCCGGGCCCCGTTCCCCTAG
- the LOC124241256 gene encoding collagen alpha-1(I) chain-like, translated as MWGSLYPRGMEGQIRVGLLFGEQRGAVWTTPFLTNSSRGAVRPRAPWARRVLHVLWEDGLSRLPSGAVAACQGVCLQPGERSMASDTQRSTGMDLAPSGQERKVPAASPWAFLRFSSGQVASSGAILGLSGRQPQHGPSSGSPVGRQPRPGLPRALPRAASSWAFLGLSRGRPPPPPAGPSLGSPVGRWPRPGLPRALPRAASSSSCRACLGLSRGQPPPGPCGLWEGGAVDVGGSDLEQPRCSPHPDIAGSIQTTGSRGSGCLSSGSGVARGHRQPPEGWRCGRREGPEVGSPQDAMSPARWPGHPRPARLESSGRREEVSLPSELAVSTGRRAAGPHATHGQRHSAPAGPPNSRQSPGQAGKHRETPRPAPETRPKADVPRAAARGRGLRSSPPGAVGGACARPSAAASACGGRGLAQLLPGPCSLPSSQSSASSARSCGFGCRPALSRRRLFGRLGPWRTRPGPKVHEARRRLPGQRPRPRLSQGRASGARVLRRRSAEPRGPE; from the exons ATGTGGGGCAGCCTGTACCCAAGAGGCATGGAGGGCCAAATCCGTGTTGGCCTGCTCTTCGGAGAGCAGCGTGGTGCTGTGTGGACCACACCATTCCTGACAAACAGCTCCAGGGGCGCTGTGAGACCGAGGGCCCCTTGGGCCAGGCGCGTGCTCCATGTGCTCTGGGAGGACGGGCTCTCCCGACTCCCTTCAGGAGCTGTGGCAGCCTGTCAAGGGGTCTGTCTGCAGCCAGGAGAACGCTCAATGGCTTCGGACACACAGAGGTCCACAGGGATGGACTTGGCTCCCTCAGGCCAAGAGAGGAAGGTTCCGGCAGCCTCCCCGTGGGCCTTCCTCAGATTCTCCAGTGGGCAGGTGGCCTCCTCCGGGGCCATCCTTGGGCTCTCCGGCAGGCAGCCTCAGCACGGGCCTTCCTCAGGCTCTCCGGTGGGCAGGCAGCCTCGTCCGGGCCTTCCTCGGGCTCTCCCGCGggcggcctcctc CTGGGCCTTCCTTGGGCTCTCCCGCGggcggcctcctcctcctcctgccggGCCTTCCTTGGGCTCTCCCGTGGGCAGGTGGCCTCGTCCGGGCCTTCCTCGGGCTCTCCCGCGggcggcctcctcctcctcctgccggGCCTGCCTTGGGCTCTCCCGTGGGCAGCCTCCTCCCGGGCCTTGTGGACTCTGGGAAGGTGGTGCCGTGGATGTGGGAGGCAGCGACCTCGAACAGCCCAGGTGCAGCCCCCACCCCGACATCGCGGGGTCCATACAGACCACAGGGTCCAGGGGCAGTGGCTGTCTGTCCTCCGGGTCCGGCGTCGCACGAGGGCATAGGCAGCCCCCTGAAGGCTGGCGGTGCGGGAGGCGCGAGGGTCCTGAGGTGGGCTCACCACAGGACGCCATGTCGCCGGCCCGCTGGCCAGGTCACCCTCGTCCCGCCCGGTTGGAGTCCAGCGGCCGCCGTGAGGAGGTGTCTCTGCCCTCGGAGCTCGCAGTCAGCACAGGGCGACGTGCGGCCGGGCCGCATGCGACCCACGGGCAGCGGCACTCGGCCCCTGCTGGCCCGCCGAACTCCCGACAGTCTCCGGGGCAGGCTGGCAAGCACAGGGAgacgccccgccccgcgccggaGACGAGGCCGAAGGCAGACGTGCCGCGCGCCGCAGCCCGAGGGCGGGGCCTCCGCAGCAGCCCGCCAGGGGCCGTGGGCGGGGCCTGCGCGCGCCCGAGCGCTGCGGCGTCAGCCTGTGGCGGCCGCGGCCTGGCCCAGCTCCTGCCCGGTCCCTGCTCACTACCGTCTTCCCAGTCTTCAGCGTCTTCAGCGCGTTCCTGCGGCTTCGGCTGCCGCCCAGCCCTGTCCCGCCGCCGCCTTTTCGGACGTCTCGGCCCATGGCGGACCCGGCCGGGTCCCAAGGTGCACGAGGCGCGCAGGCGACTTCCCGGGCAGCGCCCGAGGCCCCGCCTCTCCCAGGGGCGGGCGTCTGGCGCGCGGGTGCTGCGCAGGCGCAGTGCGGAGCCTCGTGGCCCCGAGTAG
- the F10 gene encoding coagulation factor X — protein sequence MAGPLCLVLLSASLAGLLLPGGSVFLSRDRAHGLLHRVRRANSFLEELKKGNLERECREESCSFEEAREVFEDVERTTEFWNKYKDGDQCDSNPCLNEGKCKDGLGEYTCTCLEGFEGKNCELSMRQLCSLDNGDCDQFCSEERNSVVCSCASGYILGDNGKSCISTEPFPCGKHTQGRGKRAADQATQSHEDPSQTDILEQYNPGDLAPTKSPGDLLGSNKTETNAENQQNLVRIVGGKECQEGECPWQALLINEENEGFCGGTILNEYYILTAAHCLHQTRRFKVRVGDRNMEEEEGNEMAHEVEMIIKHNKFIRETYDFDIAVVKLKTPITFRMNVAPACLPEKDWAESTLMTQKSGIVSGFGRTHEKGRPSATLKMLEVPYVDRNTCKLSSSFVITQNMFCAGYDSNPEDACQGDSGGPHVTRFKDTYFVTGIVSWGEGCARKGKYGVYTKVTSFLKWIDRSMKARGGAQAERAAPVPHPH from the exons ATGGCGGGCCCGCTGTGCCTCGTCCTGCTCAGTGCCTCCCTGGCAGGCCTCCTGCTGCCAGGAGGAAGCG TGTTCCTGAGCCGGGACCGCGCGCACGGCCTCCTGCACCGCGTCCGCAGGGCCAACTCGTTCCTGGAGGAGCTCAAGAAGGGGAACCTCGAGAGGGAGTGCAGGGAGGAGAGCTGCTCCTTCGAGGAGGCCCGGGAGGTCTTCGAGGACGTCGAGCGGACG acTGAATTCTGGAATAAATACAAAG ATGGCGACCAGTGTGACAGCAATCCTTGCCTGAACGAGGGCAAATGTAAAGATGGTCTTGGGGAATACACGTGCACCTGTTTGGAAGGATTCGAAGGCAAAAATTGTGAACTTT CCATGCGGCAGCTCTGCAGCCTGGACAACGGGGACTGTGACCAGTTCTGCAGCGAGGAGCGCAACTCTGTGGTGTGTTCCTGTGCCAGTGGATACATCCTGGGCGACAATGGCAAGTCCTGCATCTCCACAG AGCCTTTCCCCTGTGGGAAACACACTCAGGGACGCGGGAAGAGGGCGGCGGACCAGGCCACTCAGAGCCATGAGGATCCCTCCCAAACCGACATTCTGGAGCAGTACAACCCTGGAGACCTGGCTCCCACCAAGAGCCCCGGCGATCTGCTAGGATCCAATAAGACGGAGACGAACGCAGAGAACCAGCAGAATCTGGTCCGGATAGTGGGCGGGAAGGAGTGCCAAGAGGGCGAGTGTCCCTGGCAG GCTCTGCTCATCAACGAGGAAAACGAGGGGTTCTGTGGAGGCACCATCCTGAACGAGTACTATATCCTCACGGCGGCTCACTGTCTCCACCAAACCAGGAGATTCAAGGTGAGGGTAG GTGATCGGaacatggaggaggaggagggcaacGAGATGGCGCACGAGGTGGAGATGATCATCAAGCACAACAAGTTCATCAGGGAGACCTACGACTTCGACATCGCTGTGGTCAAGCTGAAGACACCCATCACCTTCCGCATGAACGTGGCACCCGCCTGCCTGCCTGAGAAGGACTGGGCCGAGTCCACGCTCATGACACAGAAGTCGGGCATCGTGAGTGGCTTCGGGCGCACCCACGAGAAGGGCCGCCCCTCCGCCACCCTCAAGATGCTGGAGGTGCCCTACGTGGACAGGAACACGTGCAAGCTGTCCAGCAGCTTTGTCATCACCCAGAACATGTTCTGCGCCGGCTACGACTCAAACCCAGAGGATGCCTGCCAGGGGGACAGCGGGGGTCCCCACGTCACCCGCTTCAAGGACACCTATTTCGTCACTGGCATCGTCAGCTGGGGAGAAGGGTGTGCACGCAAAGGGAAGTACGGGGTTTACACCAAGGTCACCAGCTTCCTTAAGTGGATCGATAGGTCCATGAAAGCTAGGGGCGGGGCCCAGGCAGAGCGGGCAGCCCCTGTGCCTCACCCCCATTAA